A part of Endomicrobiales bacterium genomic DNA contains:
- a CDS encoding signal peptidase II, which yields MPIVAGLIVRKMKDKIIADARHLDLSVGERVIVETEHGLEMATVYEKERIEDKPKEPVHQVIRKFNSDDAKCQVENEEKNVQAHKTVLQKIQDHELDMKLTSVQYTHDRSKLFIYYTAENRIDFRELIKDLGHILKTRIQMVQIGVRDEAKLIGGLGHCGRKLCCKEFLKGFSSVTIDMAKEQDLSLNTAKLSGLCGRLMCCLAYENECYKNARKKLPALGSKVHTPTGHGTVVGVERLKEEVAVEFDDKSVKKFKAEEITYTLRDKIGI from the coding sequence ATGCCAATAGTTGCCGGACTTATTGTAAGAAAGATGAAAGATAAAATTATCGCCGATGCCAGGCACTTAGACCTAAGCGTTGGAGAGCGTGTTATTGTAGAAACCGAGCATGGCTTGGAGATGGCAACCGTTTATGAAAAAGAAAGGATTGAAGATAAACCAAAAGAACCGGTGCACCAGGTAATACGCAAATTTAACTCTGATGATGCAAAATGCCAGGTAGAAAATGAAGAAAAAAATGTACAGGCGCATAAAACCGTTTTACAAAAAATTCAAGACCATGAGTTAGATATGAAGCTTACCAGCGTGCAGTACACGCATGACCGCTCAAAGCTTTTTATTTATTACACTGCCGAAAACCGCATTGATTTTAGAGAATTAATAAAAGATTTAGGGCATATTTTAAAAACCCGCATTCAAATGGTACAAATTGGCGTGCGCGACGAAGCAAAGCTTATCGGCGGCCTTGGCCATTGCGGCAGAAAACTTTGCTGTAAGGAATTTTTAAAAGGGTTTTCATCAGTAACCATAGATATGGCAAAGGAACAAGACCTCTCTTTAAACACAGCAAAGCTTTCTGGACTTTGCGGACGCCTTATGTGTTGCCTTGCTTACGAAAATGAGTGCTACAAAAACGCGCGCAAAAAACTGCCAGCGCTTGGCTCAAAAGTACATACTCCGACAGGTCATGGAACTGTTGTTGGAGTAGAGCGGCTAAAAGAAGAAGTGGCTGTTGAGTTTGACGATAAATCAGTAAAAAAGTTTAAGGCAGAAGAAATAACATACACTTTAAGAGATAAAATAGGAATTTAA
- the metG gene encoding methionine--tRNA ligase: MQKKYYITTPIYYVNDSPHIGHMYTTVAADVLARWQRLNGKEVFFATGTDEHGAKISQAAQKRGIEPKAFCDEISGKFKKCWNELLITYDYFIRTTDADHEATVSAMLQKMYDNGDIYKHTYSGLYCIHCEKFLTEGDLIDGLCPDHKQKPSEHHEENWFFRLSKYKDRLLEILTNPMDKNYIKVLPQERRNEIIGKLKISLDDISISRAKVEWGIPLPFDKTQTTYVWVDALINYATAAGFQKGEKELASTWPADVHLMAKDILWFHSVIWPAMLLSTGMALPKMVFSHGFFTINGEKMSKTLGNVILPNEMVLKFGVDGARYLCQVLFPFGTDGDISWNALNERYNADLANNIGNLVSRTITMIEKYFPGQVLSIKGNENLFGNISQQLATICAHYELIELHKVCEQIRIAVDLANRFIEETAPWKLAKENSPRLPGVLYSLLNSIGLIALYLQPFMPQKAKAIWECCGFEHSIEEASKEYFINKKIVFFPFKPVKKPEALFPRISLEK, translated from the coding sequence ATGCAAAAGAAATACTACATTACCACTCCAATTTATTATGTAAACGACTCGCCCCACATAGGACATATGTACACAACAGTTGCCGCGGATGTTTTGGCAAGGTGGCAGCGGTTAAACGGTAAAGAAGTTTTTTTTGCCACAGGTACCGATGAACACGGAGCAAAAATATCGCAGGCAGCGCAAAAACGCGGTATTGAACCCAAAGCTTTTTGCGATGAAATTTCCGGCAAGTTTAAAAAATGCTGGAACGAGCTTTTAATAACTTATGATTACTTTATTAGAACAACAGATGCCGACCATGAAGCAACAGTAAGCGCGATGCTGCAAAAAATGTACGATAACGGCGATATATACAAGCATACCTATTCCGGGTTATACTGCATTCATTGTGAAAAATTTTTAACAGAAGGTGATTTGATAGACGGGCTTTGCCCCGACCACAAGCAAAAACCATCTGAGCACCACGAAGAGAATTGGTTTTTCCGCCTTTCAAAATATAAAGACCGTCTGCTTGAAATTCTTACAAACCCTATGGACAAAAACTACATAAAGGTTTTGCCTCAGGAAAGGCGCAATGAAATTATTGGAAAACTAAAGATATCTTTAGACGACATAAGCATTTCACGCGCGAAAGTAGAATGGGGCATACCTCTGCCATTTGATAAAACACAAACAACCTATGTTTGGGTGGACGCGTTAATTAATTATGCGACAGCGGCCGGCTTTCAAAAAGGCGAAAAAGAACTTGCTTCAACCTGGCCTGCCGATGTGCACCTGATGGCAAAAGATATTTTATGGTTTCACAGCGTTATTTGGCCTGCTATGCTTTTATCAACCGGTATGGCACTCCCTAAAATGGTTTTTTCTCACGGATTTTTTACAATAAATGGCGAAAAAATGTCTAAAACACTTGGCAATGTAATACTGCCTAATGAAATGGTTTTAAAGTTTGGCGTAGATGGCGCCAGATACCTTTGCCAGGTACTTTTCCCATTTGGAACCGACGGAGATATATCATGGAACGCGCTTAACGAACGCTACAACGCAGATCTTGCAAACAATATAGGCAACCTTGTTTCCCGTACGATAACTATGATTGAAAAGTATTTTCCGGGCCAAGTTTTAAGCATTAAAGGTAATGAAAACCTGTTTGGAAATATTTCACAACAGCTTGCAACAATTTGCGCACACTATGAGTTAATAGAGTTGCATAAGGTCTGCGAACAAATTCGCATCGCAGTTGATTTGGCAAACAGGTTTATTGAAGAAACCGCCCCGTGGAAACTTGCAAAAGAAAACTCTCCGCGTTTGCCCGGTGTACTTTATTCACTTTTAAACTCAATAGGGCTTATTGCGCTTTACCTTCAGCCATTTATGCCGCAAAAAGCAAAAGCAATTTGGGAGTGTTGCGGCTTTGAACACTCAATTGAAGAAGCATCAAAGGAATATTTTATAAACAAAAAAATAGTTTTCTTCCCTTTTAAACCGGTAAAAAAGCCAGAAGCACTTTTCCCAAGGATATCTTTAGAAAAATGA
- a CDS encoding TatD family hydrolase, whose amino-acid sequence MKLIDTHAHIMDPRFDNDREEVIKRAGEKGVDIIIEVGCQIEEWESVLKLCQQHSNIYCALGIHPIYSETFSQDAWKLLEKLCENEKVKAIGETGLDYYHAKAPYDFQKELFLKHIHLALKLKKPLTIHCRNAYPDMIELLEKFASKNALPNASVHCFSGTKEEAQKLVDFGFLLGIDGPVTYPKSNSLKESVFATPLEKLLLETDCPYLPPQLYRGQRNEPSYIPITASEIALLKNISLEVVADTTTKNARNLFKL is encoded by the coding sequence ATGAAGCTAATTGACACCCATGCTCACATTATGGACCCGCGCTTTGATAACGACCGCGAAGAGGTTATAAAAAGAGCCGGCGAAAAAGGCGTTGATATAATTATTGAAGTTGGTTGCCAAATAGAAGAGTGGGAGAGTGTACTTAAGCTATGCCAACAACACTCAAATATCTACTGCGCTTTGGGCATACACCCGATATATTCAGAAACTTTTTCGCAAGACGCCTGGAAACTCTTAGAAAAACTTTGCGAAAATGAAAAAGTTAAAGCCATTGGCGAAACAGGGCTTGACTATTACCACGCTAAAGCTCCATACGATTTTCAAAAAGAGCTTTTTTTAAAACATATACACCTTGCGTTAAAGCTAAAGAAACCATTAACAATACACTGCAGAAACGCTTACCCTGATATGATTGAGCTGTTAGAGAAATTTGCCTCAAAAAACGCTTTGCCAAACGCTTCTGTGCATTGCTTTTCGGGCACAAAAGAAGAAGCGCAAAAACTTGTTGACTTTGGTTTTTTGCTTGGAATAGACGGCCCTGTTACATACCCAAAATCTAACTCACTGAAAGAATCGGTTTTCGCTACACCGTTAGAAAAACTGCTGCTTGAAACAGATTGCCCTTACCTGCCGCCTCAACTTTACCGTGGGCAAAGAAATGAACCGTCGTATATTCCAATAACAGCAAGCGAGATTGCGTTATTAAAAAATATTTCATTAGAAGTTGTTGCCGATACAACAACAAAAAACGCGCGCAATTTATTTAAACTTTAA
- a CDS encoding TatD family nuclease-associated radical SAM protein produces the protein MEITYKFQNSLYVNLTNKCASACTFCIKNKWGWKFHGHKLLLKTEPTAEDVIKRIKDPKKYKEIVFCGYGEPLLRIDVLLEVAKYVKKNGGKVRVDTSGLANLYYKKNIVPKLKNLVDAISISVNALNSKEYLKLHRPMFGIASYRGVLAFARACKKVIKDTTITFIDFPGSDQNKFKAIAKRVGVKFRLRPYLDESKND, from the coding sequence ATGGAAATAACCTACAAATTTCAAAACAGCCTTTATGTAAATTTAACAAACAAGTGCGCCTCTGCCTGCACATTTTGCATAAAAAATAAATGGGGCTGGAAGTTCCACGGGCACAAACTGCTCCTTAAAACCGAGCCGACAGCTGAAGATGTTATTAAACGCATAAAAGACCCAAAAAAGTATAAAGAGATTGTTTTTTGCGGTTACGGAGAGCCGCTTTTGCGCATTGATGTTTTATTGGAAGTTGCAAAATATGTTAAAAAAAATGGCGGCAAAGTGCGCGTAGACACTTCTGGCCTTGCAAACCTTTACTACAAAAAAAATATTGTTCCAAAGCTTAAAAACCTTGTTGATGCCATATCTATAAGCGTAAACGCACTAAATTCAAAAGAATATTTAAAACTGCACAGACCCATGTTTGGCATTGCTTCATACCGCGGTGTGCTTGCGTTTGCAAGAGCATGTAAAAAAGTAATTAAAGACACTACTATAACCTTCATCGACTTCCCGGGTTCAGACCAAAATAAATTTAAAGCTATTGCAAAACGCGTTGGCGTTAAATTTCGCTTAAGACCTTACCTTGATGAAAGTAAAAATGATTGA
- a CDS encoding 3D domain-containing protein — MKVKMIDKLRIKPLLIAVIIVCAAFSALEFYLWQTNRVIVTADGKNIVVRPKSKTVGEVLRQAGISVGKEDLIVPAINENFPKRGLIHLTRVTTKEIFIEEELPSENIWEKKYVANLRPVKLIKQLKKTKTSKIKVTYHDGVESTREILSENIIKRTLNLLNLLNPNGSVENTYNLSNAKKIKMIATAYYPGDPLAWKDGTITRLGNKMQQGIVAVDPRVIPLRTRVYVPGYGYGYAGDTGSAIKGNRIDLGVNNAAEEKHWMHKKVTVYILEKADTW, encoded by the coding sequence ATGAAAGTAAAAATGATTGATAAGTTAAGAATTAAACCTCTTTTAATTGCGGTAATTATTGTTTGCGCTGCTTTTAGCGCGTTGGAGTTTTACCTTTGGCAAACAAATAGGGTTATAGTAACTGCCGATGGTAAGAATATAGTTGTAAGACCAAAAAGCAAAACAGTTGGCGAGGTTCTAAGACAAGCTGGCATAAGTGTTGGGAAAGAAGATTTAATAGTGCCTGCGATAAATGAAAACTTTCCAAAACGAGGACTTATACACTTAACTCGCGTAACTACTAAAGAGATATTTATTGAAGAAGAACTGCCAAGTGAAAACATTTGGGAAAAGAAATATGTTGCAAACCTAAGGCCAGTAAAGCTTATTAAACAACTAAAAAAAACAAAGACCTCAAAAATAAAGGTAACATATCACGACGGAGTTGAAAGTACCCGAGAAATACTTAGCGAAAACATCATTAAAAGAACGCTTAACCTTTTAAATCTTTTAAACCCCAACGGCAGTGTTGAAAACACTTATAATTTATCTAACGCAAAAAAAATAAAAATGATTGCAACCGCCTACTACCCTGGCGACCCCTTAGCATGGAAAGACGGCACAATAACACGGCTTGGCAACAAAATGCAACAGGGAATTGTAGCTGTAGACCCGAGGGTAATACCACTTCGCACAAGAGTTTATGTGCCCGGTTATGGTTATGGCTACGCCGGTGATACAGGCTCTGCAATTAAAGGCAACAGAATTGATTTAGGTGTTAATAACGCTGCAGAAGAAAAGCACTGGATGCATAAAAAAGTGACTGTTTACATTTTGGAAAAAGCAGATACTTGGTAG
- the tsaB gene encoding tRNA (adenosine(37)-N6)-threonylcarbamoyltransferase complex dimerization subunit type 1 TsaB, protein MEQIKKEIILGIDTSGASFSVALARDGKLIHEVFIIKPELNHSELLLPEIKKALKLCGINLSELTKIAVCIGPGSFTGIRIGLVCARTLAQVQNIPVVAIDSLRIISCGIKKPGVNVVPALDALREELYVLRNKVAGIERFKNFVKKLKVIKTPTLIAGSAAKLYAKEISAIKNKNIMLADEIYNYPKAGVLCLMAQNIKGVHFSKVMPCYIKRSWAEENSKNQKRKK, encoded by the coding sequence TTGGAACAAATAAAAAAAGAAATAATTTTAGGGATAGATACTTCAGGTGCATCGTTTAGCGTGGCACTTGCACGCGATGGAAAGCTTATTCACGAGGTTTTTATAATTAAACCAGAATTAAATCACTCCGAATTATTACTGCCAGAAATAAAAAAGGCATTAAAATTATGCGGCATTAATTTAAGTGAACTCACAAAAATTGCAGTTTGCATTGGACCTGGCAGTTTTACAGGAATTAGAATTGGTTTAGTTTGTGCTAGAACCTTAGCACAAGTACAAAATATTCCGGTTGTGGCGATAGATTCGTTAAGAATTATATCGTGTGGAATTAAAAAACCAGGAGTAAATGTTGTGCCAGCACTGGATGCTTTAAGAGAGGAATTGTATGTTTTACGCAATAAAGTGGCAGGTATTGAACGATTTAAAAATTTTGTTAAAAAACTTAAAGTTATAAAAACCCCAACTCTTATAGCAGGTTCTGCCGCAAAACTTTACGCAAAAGAGATAAGCGCCATTAAAAACAAAAATATTATGCTTGCGGATGAAATTTATAACTATCCAAAGGCAGGTGTTTTATGCCTTATGGCGCAAAACATTAAAGGGGTGCATTTTTCAAAAGTGATGCCCTGCTACATAAAGCGTTCATGGGCAGAAGAAAACTCAAAGAATCAAAAGAGAAAAAAGTAG
- the tsaE gene encoding tRNA (adenosine(37)-N6)-threonylcarbamoyltransferase complex ATPase subunit type 1 TsaE, protein MAVIKTTTYIVKTLEDTAMVASKLAKELSVPVLLLFYGNLGSGKTAFIKLLANALGAKAVVRSPSFTLINEYKIKNSNFFHIDLYRLKAGKISELGLEEYIYGNGVCAIEWADKLNKNIFAGSAYCEISITLLENLEREIKITWNK, encoded by the coding sequence ATGGCCGTTATTAAAACGACAACATACATAGTTAAAACCTTAGAAGATACTGCCATGGTTGCATCAAAGCTTGCAAAAGAGCTGAGTGTACCGGTTTTGTTACTTTTTTACGGTAATCTGGGTAGTGGAAAAACAGCATTTATTAAGTTATTAGCTAATGCGCTTGGCGCAAAAGCCGTGGTTCGTAGCCCAAGTTTTACACTTATCAATGAGTATAAAATTAAAAATTCTAATTTTTTTCATATTGATTTATATCGCTTAAAAGCTGGTAAAATTAGCGAGCTTGGTCTTGAAGAGTATATTTATGGTAACGGTGTTTGTGCAATTGAGTGGGCAGATAAATTAAATAAAAATATTTTTGCCGGTAGTGCCTATTGCGAAATTTCTATAACGCTTTTAGAAAATTTAGAGCGGGAGATTAAAATAACTTGGAACAAATAA
- the thiL gene encoding thiamine-phosphate kinase, with protein MKISSLGEFRLIEEIKKKLSSFNPNFANVVIASGDDAFAGFLPKGKILVATTDALVQGVHFRLSWMSPQTLGKKAVAVNVSDLAAMGGAKPLFCLVTMGLPKNTTVSFVKQLYSGLNSEAKKYGAVIVGGDTVRSNGGIFLSLTLLGSIKKAQIIKRSGAKVGDVVCSTGTFGDAAAGLKILESAKIKLTRSEKYLVNKQLLPQVSLENANLLSKFSYATSMLDSSDGLAISINLIAQESSVGISVALQAVPVSNEFNKWASEFSENEKYEKVINGGEEYCLVFTTNPKNLKKIQRLIPSVKAFGIVTSTKGVNYTLNGKKFALRAKGFSHFG; from the coding sequence GTGAAAATATCCTCTCTTGGCGAATTTCGCCTCATTGAAGAAATCAAAAAAAAACTCTCAAGTTTTAACCCAAATTTTGCAAATGTAGTAATTGCTTCGGGTGATGACGCCTTTGCGGGTTTTTTACCAAAAGGTAAAATCCTTGTTGCAACAACTGATGCTCTCGTGCAAGGCGTACACTTTCGTCTCTCGTGGATGAGCCCGCAAACCCTCGGTAAAAAAGCTGTTGCTGTAAATGTTAGCGACCTTGCGGCTATGGGCGGGGCAAAACCGTTGTTTTGTTTAGTAACTATGGGTTTGCCAAAAAACACAACTGTAAGTTTTGTAAAACAACTTTATAGCGGCCTTAATTCTGAGGCAAAAAAATACGGCGCGGTTATAGTTGGCGGCGACACAGTTCGCTCAAACGGCGGTATTTTTTTGTCGCTAACATTACTTGGCTCAATAAAAAAAGCTCAGATAATTAAAAGGTCTGGCGCAAAGGTTGGCGATGTTGTATGTTCAACTGGAACATTTGGCGATGCCGCTGCCGGGCTTAAAATATTAGAAAGCGCGAAAATAAAGCTTACGCGGAGTGAAAAATATCTTGTTAACAAACAACTTTTGCCGCAAGTTAGTTTAGAAAATGCCAATTTGCTTTCAAAATTTTCATATGCGACAAGTATGCTTGACTCTTCAGATGGGCTTGCGATATCAATTAATTTAATTGCACAAGAAAGTAGTGTTGGTATAAGCGTTGCCTTGCAAGCTGTACCTGTTTCAAATGAGTTTAATAAATGGGCAAGTGAATTTAGTGAAAACGAAAAATATGAAAAAGTTATTAACGGTGGGGAAGAATACTGCCTTGTTTTCACCACAAACCCCAAAAACCTAAAAAAAATACAACGCCTTATTCCTTCTGTCAAAGCATTTGGCATAGTAACAAGCACAAAGGGTGTAAATTACACATTAAATGGCAAAAAGTTTGCCTTGCGTGCTAAGGGTTTTTCGCACTTTGGATAA
- a CDS encoding M20 family metallopeptidase, which translates to MKTFERKLINVRRAIHSNPELGNCEFKTSALLERKLKGAGIKTYRIGKTGLVGLLQGNKSKSTKCVALRGDMDALPIIEQTNKSYASKVPGVMHACGHDANSTMVLGAALLLAKDRNFSGSVKFIFQPNEESSGGAKAMVDGGVLSNPKPCGIIGIHVNPWLAFGKAGFKIGAMMASVDKFEVELIGTGGHGAYPHYSKDPVVACATLISALQSVVSRQIDPVEPVVLSIGKIEGGECFNIIPKSVKLLGTVRTLNEGVHKEIPKQIEKIIKGIALAYSLKYKFNYKMLGPVLVNDKKVLNVCYNSAKNTLGGHNVIMLEKPSMGGEDFAEYLKEVPGCFVYIGTAGKQTYPWHHEKFDIDERILGIGAKLLAAMAKDGLYKL; encoded by the coding sequence GTGAAAACATTTGAGCGTAAACTTATTAATGTAAGAAGGGCAATTCACTCTAATCCTGAGCTTGGAAATTGTGAGTTTAAAACGAGCGCCTTGCTTGAAAGGAAACTCAAAGGTGCCGGCATAAAAACATATCGTATCGGTAAAACAGGACTTGTTGGCTTGTTGCAAGGTAATAAATCAAAATCGACAAAGTGTGTTGCTTTGCGTGGAGATATGGATGCTTTGCCAATTATCGAGCAAACAAATAAAAGTTATGCTTCAAAAGTTCCAGGTGTAATGCATGCCTGCGGGCACGATGCCAACTCAACTATGGTGCTTGGCGCGGCGCTATTGCTTGCCAAAGATAGAAACTTTAGCGGAAGTGTAAAATTTATTTTTCAGCCCAATGAAGAGTCATCAGGTGGGGCAAAAGCAATGGTAGATGGCGGGGTGCTTTCTAACCCTAAGCCCTGCGGCATAATTGGAATTCATGTAAACCCATGGCTTGCTTTTGGTAAGGCCGGTTTTAAAATTGGCGCCATGATGGCTTCGGTTGATAAATTTGAAGTTGAATTAATTGGTACCGGCGGGCATGGAGCATACCCGCACTATTCAAAAGATCCTGTTGTTGCTTGTGCAACCTTAATAAGTGCGTTGCAAAGCGTTGTTTCAAGGCAGATAGACCCTGTTGAGCCAGTTGTGCTTTCAATTGGCAAAATAGAAGGCGGAGAATGTTTTAACATAATTCCAAAAAGTGTAAAACTGCTTGGCACGGTGCGCACGCTCAATGAGGGTGTACACAAAGAAATTCCAAAGCAAATAGAAAAGATAATAAAAGGCATTGCTTTGGCGTATTCTTTAAAGTATAAATTTAATTATAAAATGCTCGGCCCAGTTCTTGTGAATGATAAAAAAGTGTTAAATGTATGTTATAACTCTGCCAAAAATACTTTAGGCGGGCATAATGTCATAATGCTTGAAAAACCGTCTATGGGTGGTGAGGACTTTGCGGAGTATCTTAAAGAAGTTCCTGGTTGCTTTGTTTACATAGGAACGGCCGGAAAACAAACATATCCATGGCATCATGAAAAGTTTGACATAGATGAAAGAATACTGGGTATTGGCGCGAAATTACTTGCGGCAATGGCAAAAGATGGGTTGTATAAGTTGTAA
- a CDS encoding LTA synthase family protein, translating into MQKNKKINFAMVVDTTLWLIAMNAIFLLLMSAFRVVFFITYAPMDQIRGLGKYVFDAFVLGARFDLVQVAFINSLVTLTLLLLWAFANKSLFNKWLSVLKYYYTVLYCIVFTLLIVDIGFYSFFNDHINIMFFGFFEDDTKALITTIWENYNVVLVALAYSALIAIVYFISSRFIKLIAKRENENKTHHPVVKTIFVALLLFGNFVAARGTLSMFPLDIMDSAISPNAFINKVPLNGVYTFYRALEFRLKEDKSFNLASELGYGDGYERAFADYLRKDVSQINKTDLLENIARTTPKNIFVKNNPPNVVFFVMESFASHLTYYNSSNFNVLGEFKKHFDSDCTFMNFLPADIGTIGTFESIIMNIPKRPESKYITQSAYAYSSYKTSMALPYKNAGYETIFIYGGNIGWRNIGEFVALQGFDQVEGEGAMDPSFERNQWGVYDEYLFDYVLQKLNENTTKPKFIFVLTTSNHPPYKLPSIYKQLPLNVSADMKKDLASDTDLVEKRMIAYQYATRKLGKFMDELKSSQLGKKTIVAVTGDHSFHFFNYGKEKLLKTLSVPFYLFVPSAYKTDKYDKNTFGSHIDIMPTLYNLSLYEQKYYALGQNIFDTKAEHFSCNAIGVVISKDGAIEYSQHDKVKNFYTWQNSENSALQISNETKKLGKLFKCYKAYLAVADYVVKNPDKKKVIK; encoded by the coding sequence ATGCAAAAGAACAAAAAAATAAATTTCGCAATGGTTGTTGATACAACACTATGGCTAATAGCAATGAATGCTATATTCCTTTTGCTGATGTCAGCTTTTAGAGTTGTGTTTTTTATCACTTACGCGCCAATGGATCAAATTAGAGGCCTTGGAAAATATGTTTTTGATGCTTTTGTGCTTGGCGCTCGCTTTGACCTAGTTCAGGTAGCATTTATAAATTCGCTTGTAACGCTTACACTTTTGCTTTTGTGGGCATTTGCAAACAAATCTTTATTTAATAAGTGGCTCTCAGTTCTAAAATACTATTACACCGTGCTATATTGCATAGTTTTTACACTCTTAATTGTTGATATAGGGTTTTATTCATTTTTTAATGACCATATAAATATAATGTTTTTTGGTTTTTTTGAAGATGATACAAAAGCACTTATAACCACAATATGGGAAAACTATAATGTTGTGCTCGTTGCTCTTGCGTACTCGGCGCTAATTGCAATTGTATATTTTATAAGTTCGCGTTTTATAAAGTTAATTGCAAAAAGGGAGAATGAAAATAAAACTCACCACCCCGTAGTTAAGACTATATTTGTAGCATTATTGCTTTTTGGTAACTTTGTTGCCGCGCGTGGCACTTTAAGTATGTTTCCTTTAGATATTATGGATAGTGCAATATCACCAAACGCGTTTATAAACAAAGTACCACTAAACGGTGTTTACACATTTTATAGGGCATTGGAGTTTCGTTTAAAAGAAGATAAAAGCTTTAACTTGGCTAGCGAGCTTGGCTATGGTGATGGCTATGAACGCGCTTTTGCCGACTATCTTAGAAAAGATGTTAGCCAAATAAATAAAACCGACCTGCTTGAAAACATCGCGCGCACTACCCCAAAAAATATATTTGTCAAAAACAACCCGCCTAATGTTGTGTTTTTTGTTATGGAATCGTTCGCGTCTCATTTGACCTATTATAACTCAAGTAATTTTAATGTATTAGGGGAGTTTAAAAAACATTTTGATTCAGATTGTACTTTTATGAACTTCCTTCCTGCGGATATTGGAACAATTGGCACATTTGAATCGATAATAATGAATATTCCAAAGCGCCCTGAATCAAAGTATATAACTCAATCGGCTTACGCGTACAGCTCATATAAAACCTCAATGGCATTGCCGTATAAAAACGCAGGGTATGAAACAATTTTTATTTATGGTGGGAACATCGGCTGGCGTAACATAGGTGAGTTTGTTGCTTTGCAGGGTTTTGACCAGGTTGAAGGTGAGGGTGCTATGGATCCATCATTTGAGCGTAACCAGTGGGGCGTATATGACGAGTATCTTTTTGATTATGTTTTGCAAAAGCTCAACGAAAATACAACTAAACCAAAGTTTATTTTTGTGCTTACAACAAGCAATCATCCGCCTTATAAACTGCCATCTATATATAAACAATTGCCGCTAAATGTTTCGGCTGATATGAAAAAAGACCTTGCATCCGACACTGATTTAGTTGAAAAGCGCATGATTGCATATCAGTATGCAACAAGAAAGTTAGGTAAATTTATGGATGAGCTTAAAAGTTCACAGCTTGGTAAAAAAACAATTGTTGCCGTTACGGGTGACCACAGTTTCCATTTTTTCAACTATGGTAAAGAAAAACTATTGAAAACTCTATCCGTGCCATTTTACCTTTTTGTTCCAAGTGCGTATAAAACGGATAAGTACGATAAAAACACATTCGGCTCGCATATAGATATTATGCCAACGCTTTATAACCTCTCGCTTTACGAACAAAAATACTATGCTCTTGGGCAAAACATTTTTGATACAAAAGCGGAACACTTTAGTTGTAATGCCATTGGCGTTGTAATTTCAAAAGATGGGGCAATAGAGTATAGCCAACACGATAAGGTGAAAAATTTTTATACATGGCAAAATAGTGAAAACTCTGCATTGCAAATCTCAAATGAAACAAAAAAGTTGGGCAAATTGTTCAAATGTTATAAAGCATATCTTGCTGTTGCCGACTATGTTGTCAAAAACCCCGATAAAAAAAAGGTTATTAAGTAA